Genomic DNA from Macadamia integrifolia cultivar HAES 741 chromosome 6, SCU_Mint_v3, whole genome shotgun sequence:
attttttactcTAATCTTCGGTGCTTTGTGCAGGCTCAgaaccagatgggtcagctggtcCTCCGAGCCGAGGCCATGAGTCGGGAGCTCGAAGccagcgagagggagaaggtctccctagacaacgagcgctccatcctcctcgagaaggtggagcacctggagtgCGAGCTAGCcctcgagcgccgagagtgcgaaCGGAAGCTCTCGGAGTTGAAGTCGCAAATGAGGGCACGCCTTCTGGAAGCCGAagcccgaggggtcgagaagtatcgAGTCTCCGAGGCCTTCAAGGAGGAGATCACGAACGCCATCGCCCCAGGGTACACCATgggtgctaccgaggtccgagactgggtcctcgggCACTACCCTGGGGTTTCCTTTGCAGACACGGCCTCGTCTTtgaggacgacgatgtggaggcggtgccatcggccaccgaggttgccgacgccgACGGTGGAGGCGGCAGCGAGGAAGGTGAGATCCAGCTGCAAagggaagtccctccgacccCTGGTCGTGGGGGTTCGGACCAGGAGGCACTCCCTGCCGAAGACGAGGCCGTGAACCCGACAGATGCTCCTTAAGGTGGCCTCGGCTCTCAGCGCAGCCTACCCCCTTGCCTcaatgtaactagccttcgggcttttttGTAGTCTTTCGCCTTCGGGCTTcatatgtaactagccttcgggctttagtgtaatcttttgccttcgggcttcatatgtaactagccttcgggcttttatgaatgcaatatctttcttcatttgttcatttgatctttgattcataaataattgcaaagggccgaaaccctagttgtccataggcgcatggccccgagacttggccgagggtcgacctgttagcaagtcagacgaaggccgaccctgtaaTCACTGGCAatattttacaagtgttttccctctcggctccagccgaagggtttgtcAATCGCATGAATCAGGACCTTGGCCGAAGGTGGTCCATTCGATGGTAACCACCAACCagttgtgtaccctcggctATGGCCGAAGGTGGTCCATTCGATGGCAACCACCAACCagttgtgtaccctcggctctggggccgaagggttcaccgaaggtcgaccgcCCAACAATCAGGATCACCGAATCACCGAAGATACCCTCGGCtgcagccgaagggtctgttagatggtaccccttcggtcaggtctgttcggctatggccgaactccgagccgaaggggtgattgagcctccaaggtgtggaccttcagtcatccgttccTCA
This window encodes:
- the LOC122082201 gene encoding uncharacterized protein LOC122082201, giving the protein MAGAQNQMGQLVLRAEAMSRELEASEREKVSLDNERSILLEKVEHLECELALERRECERKLSELKSQMRARLLEAEARGVEKYRVSEAFKEEITNAIAPGYTMGATEVRDWVLGHYPGVSFADTASSLRTTMWRRCHRPPRLPTPTVEAAARKVRSSCKGKSLRPLVVGVRTRRHSLPKTRP